TTATGAGAAGTACATCTTATTCTTAGAGTACCACTAGTTCGACTATGTACAATACAATTAGAAATCTCTCCTCTGAATTGAAGATTTGATATTTACAATGAGTTCTAAAAAGGGATGGTCCTTGTGTGACACCAACACAGAGACACACCACGGTTCGTTCTTGTGCTGTCAATACTGAGATGTCATGCTTTAGGAAATGCATTTGCCACAGGAGGACACTGTTGAGACTGCTGTCAACTTGGGGTGAGGTAACGGAAATAGAAATCCTCCTAATagtgcaagtaaaaaaaatagatcaacATTTTCACGTCAAACAAAAGCAATtggaaaaacaaccaatcaaggtcagatttttaaaaaaaatctatcatttGCTGACATCATAAAACAACTTTAGGTATAAAATGTAGCACATTAAGGAAAATCTGCTCATAGTAATGCATGAAAACATATCGGTCATCGATAATACTAGATTTGAACATTTGGAATTTACAtaacatttacaaaaatattccaTTGGCCCCAAAATAATTTCCATTTATGAGAGCCATAAATAAATGTTGAATAAAACAGCTTATTGCTCTTATTTTACTTCTTTAACAATACAGAGTTTTGGTATCTCTGACTAACATGGGTCTTGGCATCCCATTCCAAAATCATAAATATGCTATAGCCTACCCGTATATAGAGCTCAAACTGTGTGGCAATACACAATTACAgtgtttgctttaaaaaaatgcaacagtgtatttaaattttaaaaaagggtcGGTCAACAGAAAGGGTACTCAAACTAAATTACGCAATCACATTTTTGTGATTTTACAAATAAACTCCTTGCATTGATAGTTTTAAAGGAGCAACACCTGGCCGAGAATGAGGATTATGGTAGGTAATGTTACCCTGAGATTGTCCAGGATGTGCGACAATTAAATTAAGACTTGGAAAACATGATTGTCACTTTTTCCATGATTGTTTTGTTGTATTGCAGTTATATtccagacatttttttcagtgtatgCGACATTTAAAAGTTTTCACAGTTTGGCCTTTCCCAGTCCACCAGGTGCCTCTGGCGGTGAACCATCCACACCTCTTGATTTTCAAAGACCCTGCCGCAGAACCAGCAACTGAATTTCTTTGCAACTATTTTGTTGGGCAAAACTGCATCAACCACCTCGTACTTTTTCCTGCCAAGTCTCCGCAGCTTAAGCTTCAAAACAAACCTTTCCTGGACTAGGTTCTCCCCGTGCCATGGCGGTTGATTCTGAGCGTCCATATAAAGGTTTGCTTCATGTATCCCGTTGGTCAAAGCTGACAGCGCTTTCAGAGTCCTTTGCGACAGCACGACCTTCTGCACGTCTCCTTTGTACCGGCTGACCACATTCATAATCCTGGCCACCTCTGGGACGTCTGCATCTGGGTGATTGAGTACCACGACTGGCTGGTCTCTCACAGGACGCTTGATCAACTGAGAGGGATTCATGGCTATCAATTTCAGTGTTCTTTGAAGGTTTTTTGGAGGTGGCTGCTGGCAGTGTACCAAGGCTGGCCGCGATTTGTGTCCCGTGGCTTTCTTCGTTGGCTGGTCAGAATTGCTGAGAAGGTCTGGGTTGGATTGGGGAGGCACTTCTACATCATGGTCACTCTGTCTTTTCCCTGCTGGGTTCATAACACCTGTGAAGTTGAATTCGACACTAGTTTAGACATATCTGCAGCATCTAACAGTGAGTTAACTCCCATTTTCATCTCAATATAAAGTATCATTTGTAGTCTTACCATGTGATGTAATAGCAGGTTGAGAAAAAGGGGGAGAGTTGCTGGGGGTGCTTTGAGTGGCCCCATCATCAACAGCTGACGGACTGCAGTTTGGGGATCCGTTGGAGCAAGGGAACTGCGAGCTCTCAGGACACAGCTCGATGGAAGTCTTCATTAAATTTGACAGGATGCTCTTATCATGAACAGTCTGCACAACTTGTAGTGTTTTatttacattgtcattttttctatCAAACGGCAATAGAAAATCTTCAGACATGAAAGGCTGCTCATTAAGAATATTTTTCAACTGGGCAGGTTTTGTGCCGCCATGTAGAGGACGTTCAGTCTCTGATAGTGCATGTGCTATTATAACGGCTTCTTTGGGGTCACGCTGATCAGTCATAGGTATTGAGACCTGCATTGTTGTGTCAGGAGGTGGTTGTTTGGACTGGTCTTCCACTGGTAGATTGGACTGGTCTTCCACTGGTAGTAGAGGGCTTTGTGACACCCACTGTCTTTCTTTGACAGGATTTTTCTTTAACACAATCTTTAAGGCAAGCTCAGAGCTTACTTTCTTCACCTTTTTAAACCTGGtctttcttttccttctttttctcaAAGTAGTACTTTTTGGTTTGTCTTTATGAGTGGCTTTCTGCTCTTGGCTCTCAGTTGTGATGATTGGCTCACAAGAAATATTGAATTCCTCATAGCCCAGTTGCATGTCTTCATGCTTTACATCGCCCCCGTGTTTTAAGTTTAATTTCTGGTTCTCTCCATTCTCCAGGATTTTGACACACTCAAGTGGTTTGTTTTGAGAATGATTCAAGACATCTTTGCTTACTTTTGTTTCAGTGTCCAGGCAATATGGGGTATCATTCAAAATTACTTGACGTCGGTTTTGCCCATTGTCATAATGAGCATCGGCAGCAGAACTTTCAGGGGTTAGACTTTCTTTTTCTGTTGTTTCCACCACTTTTAACCTCTTAGGATAGGTTGCACCATTCTGGGCTACAGTTATCTTGTTCTGGACTGTGAGGACAGTGAGCTCCTCAGAATTGGACACGATGCAATTCTCAGACTTTGGATGGATGCTAATATCTTGAGGAACATTGGACAGAACACTTTTAAGAGCCTTGGTCCATTTCTGGTCACCCTTTTCCCCTGCTACAGACTTCATTAAAAACTGTTGGGTCTTCTCTAGTGTAGTTTGGGGATCAGACAATTCACAGTATTTATTCAGGAAGTCTCTACCTGGAAGAGAAAGGCAGTCCTGTGTCAACCAGCACATTTCTTTGACTGAACTTCTTGTTAACCTCGGCCTTATGTGGGTATTGTTTGAGTTCCTTGCTTTGGAACGGATCTCCTTTTTTCTCTGGTTACCTTTCAGGCAACCATGGTTTGCATTAATGTGCTTTGCAAGCACCAGATTTTGAGATGCTTCATAGCTACAGTAGGGACAACGTAAAGTTTCATTTGCTGTTACAGAAGCAAATTGAGTATTACTTTTGTCGAGTTCAATCTCGTTTGCTGTTTGAAGGCCAAGATGATGTACACACATATGCTTTAAAAACACTGCCACATCATCAGTAGAGAATCTTGGACATTTTTCACAAGAATATTTGCCATTTTGGCAGTGACACATTGTGAGATGAGTACTCAGTTCAGCCCAGGTGCGTTTTATGTCATCCTTACATATGCTGCAGCTAGAAAAAGTGTCTTTGTGGCTTAACAGATGTACCCTTAGGTATGAGAGGTCATGTGCATCAAAAGGACACATATGACAAGAAAAAATAGGTGAGCTCCCTCTGTGGTTTTCCTTGAAGTGTCTTACTAAGTCTTTGGGAACGTACTCCTGATTGTCTTTGCAATGACAGCACGTGAACCTGAGTGCATCGATACTATGGTTTGTCCAGCATTCACTTGGTTGTGACTCTAAGTGGGGGTTATTTGAGGAAGGCCACTCTGTGCTATGTTCATGTTCCTCGGACATCTGTTTTGGTCCATTTTGAGCTTCACGTTGCATAGTTGAGCGAGGAGCTGAAGGTTTCGTTCGGCGGAGCCGTTTGCGCCCAGCTCGATTGTTCTTTCGAGCGCGCTGCTTTTTATTTGGAGCAGAGATAACTGTGTAAATATTCACCAAGTCCATTGGCTTTCAGGTTCCTGtgagtaaaaataaatcaaatcaatgcACATCTATTAAAATCAAGCTAGTTTAAAAGAAATATagcaatattacatttttaatatacaatatgtattatatgtattatcaacaaaaaatgtctgttttttagATCACACATTAAACAAAGCCAATAACCTTTGATGTATCTGAATATAACAGCCACATTCTGTTACGATTAACTGCAATTGACATTTGATATGATTACTTGCTAATAactaaaatgattaataaacagttcatttaaaacaaaaatatatgtgGCAGTCCTACTTGGACAAATGGCTCaatatatttgtgtttgttttactGAGCAAAGTTTCTGTTGAAGTCATTGTCACTGTCCCAACAATAAATCCGAAAGAAAAGGAGAACTTTGAACTGAGTTTCAAATAACTATACTTATACTGTACTTACCcagaaaatatgtttaaataaaCTTGAGGGTTTTAGTCAATGAATAAACTTCAGGTTTTACTGCTTTAAAATGATGCAGGATGAAAAAccgaataaaagaaaaatcatccatCCAGCCATTAAATGTGCCACTTGTTCTCAcaagtcacgggggtgctggattcAATCCCATCTGACTGTCGAAGGGAGGCGGCAAATGCATGTTCAATGATCCCTCTATGTCCATGTCTAATCATTGGGTAGTCATCATTTGTATGAAAGTGAACACTAATGACTATTTTTTATTGTGCACTAAACAAAGGCTAAAGATTTCATTTGAAAAGCTGTCAGAacaaataattttcatttagaaaataaaccTGCTATTGTACAAAcatgtattttcctttttcttttttgttaagTTATATTTGTTTAGGACAAATCTTTCGAGCATTTCCCCCTCGTGTATGCATAAACTATAAACAAAGAAATGCAATTAAGTAAGTATCGGTCTTGAAAAGCAGGACTCTGTTATAAACTCTGATttgggaaaagaaaagaaaaatctgcATTCTCCAATGTTTTGCTTgtgctttaaaaatgaaattaaccCGGGGTGATGCTTTGAAACACTGTCTATCCATAGATTTTGTGAGAAGcaaatttagtttttctttGGAGACCAGTCTGGTGGTGTTGTTGAAAGAATTAAACACGGTTGAAAGTTTCCTTTCAATATTCAGAAGTTTTAGGATTCAGTTTCAATTTATTGGATATGAACATGAATGATTAAGCCCTCTGTCCCTAAACAGGTTGCTTGATGGATCATCTTCAGTGAGGTCTGTGTATCACTGAAATTACCAGCTACAGATGCTTTTTGGACAATTTTGCACCAACCATACGAGTAACCCAGTGTTAAAATTACACAGTTGATCATAGAAAAGCAAAGCATCACCCTTCTGAGCATCCATATAATTTTAGGGGGCACACAAAATAGTTGGGAATCATTGCTTCACCAGACAGTATTCACACAATATATGCACCCTTTTTTGCTACATGTCCACCTGTTGCTAGATATGGTGGAACTTGTTCTGTTTGAAAATTCTATCATTTCCCGATGGCGGAAAACACGGAACTCTTAAATAACTCGGTGATCGGCCACTGCCGGTGGGCTCACTTATGTGCACTACCACTTGATCACCATTTACAGTCAATATGCAGTGAGATCCCTTTCGGAATTTGCTAATCCATTAATGGGTGAAGCGGAAGGAGCCACCTAAAGTAATCATATCATTGCAGCCTCGTCGGCGAATGGGGCGGCCATTGTACTACTATAACTTAACCACAACAAAGTGACGAGAATGTAGCCGACAGACGCGTAGGGAACTGGGAAGTGACGATTTAAATACAGACGAGCGGAGGACTTGTCACTGTTTTCAATTCCCAGAAGAACAAGCTTTGTGCGTTTGCTGTCGAGCTGACTGTGAAAATGTGACGCAAAGTGGCGTTTCGTTTGTTTTAAATGACGTGACGCACCAAGCGTTTGCATAGACAAAATAActtgaagaataaaaaaaaaacgtcggGCAAAGTTACGATCGTTGCATATTATTGCGGGGTGTCGCTGCGACGGTGTAATTAAAGGCCAATCGGGGCGAAGAATTGTTGGAGAGAGTAGTGTCTCGGCTTTTACCTTTTCTTTTGTCGAGAGCTTGACAGCTCAGCGAGTGGCAGCCATGATGGTTTCATCATCCGGGGATTACAGCCTCTGAGCCCCTTTAGCCTTTAGCCTGATGGCACTCGGTTGCAGCTCGTCCTGTCTCAAGCCTCATCCTGACTATGCCGAAATCGATCAAAACCAAAATATTCTTAGATTTTTTGAAACTGACAACTATGCCTTACTCACTGTCCTATTAAACATATAAACATATTTGCCTCTGAGTTAGGATAACTTTGAATATCTGACAAAAATTTCAAAGATGGTTATCGATGCATTTATTAACTCTTACACTGCCATTCGCTACGATGGACGTTAAATTAGTGGTGCCCAAACTTTTGAGGGGATCCGGGTCCgatcacgtcattttcagaggattggtaAATAAAAAGATTGGGCTTTTAACatgtttattattaattatgGACTAATTGGCTGCtaatgacggtgatagacgtccatccGATTGGACTGGTTCATCCATGCATGCATccgttcatccatccatccattcattcatccgtCCAACCATCCAtctgtccatccatccatccatccatccatccgtccgtccgtccatccatccatccatccatccatccatccatccatccatccatccatccgtccgtccatccatccatccatccatccatccatccatccgtccgtccatccatccgtccatccatccgtccatccatccgtccatccatccgtccatccatccatccgtccgtccgtctgcccGCACACCGTGTTGCTTTCAATgacaaatggaaataaataaaaattcctTGGATTGAAGTTGAACCAAATATTAgagtttatttttctctttaaaaaatcatCTCAGAATTTATACGTCATATTGAAATAACATATACCATAACACAGTTTCTCATCAGGTATGTGTTAATAATATACAGAGTAGAGTGTTTAATTTTGTAATTGATAGCGGTTCACCTTGATGATTGTATTTCCGGTGGCGGTGAAGTCTGCAGCTGTGTTTGCTGGACTCATGCAGACCGAAGAAGTTTAACTGACTGATTAGTACTCAGTGCGGT
Above is a window of Stigmatopora argus isolate UIUO_Sarg chromosome 11, RoL_Sarg_1.0, whole genome shotgun sequence DNA encoding:
- the znf518a gene encoding uncharacterized protein znf518a; translated protein: MDLVNIYTVISAPNKKQRARKNNRAGRKRLRRTKPSAPRSTMQREAQNGPKQMSEEHEHSTEWPSSNNPHLESQPSECWTNHSIDALRFTCCHCKDNQEYVPKDLVRHFKENHRGSSPIFSCHMCPFDAHDLSYLRVHLLSHKDTFSSCSICKDDIKRTWAELSTHLTMCHCQNGKYSCEKCPRFSTDDVAVFLKHMCVHHLGLQTANEIELDKSNTQFASVTANETLRCPYCSYEASQNLVLAKHINANHGCLKGNQRKKEIRSKARNSNNTHIRPRLTRSSVKEMCWLTQDCLSLPGRDFLNKYCELSDPQTTLEKTQQFLMKSVAGEKGDQKWTKALKSVLSNVPQDISIHPKSENCIVSNSEELTVLTVQNKITVAQNGATYPKRLKVVETTEKESLTPESSAADAHYDNGQNRRQVILNDTPYCLDTETKVSKDVLNHSQNKPLECVKILENGENQKLNLKHGGDVKHEDMQLGYEEFNISCEPIITTESQEQKATHKDKPKSTTLRKRRKRKTRFKKVKKVSSELALKIVLKKNPVKERQWVSQSPLLPVEDQSNLPVEDQSKQPPPDTTMQVSIPMTDQRDPKEAVIIAHALSETERPLHGGTKPAQLKNILNEQPFMSEDFLLPFDRKNDNVNKTLQVVQTVHDKSILSNLMKTSIELCPESSQFPCSNGSPNCSPSAVDDGATQSTPSNSPPFSQPAITSHGVMNPAGKRQSDHDVEVPPQSNPDLLSNSDQPTKKATGHKSRPALVHCQQPPPKNLQRTLKLIAMNPSQLIKRPVRDQPVVVLNHPDADVPEVARIMNVVSRYKGDVQKVVLSQRTLKALSALTNGIHEANLYMDAQNQPPWHGENLVQERFVLKLKLRRLGRKKYEVVDAVLPNKIVAKKFSCWFCGRVFENQEVWMVHRQRHLVDWERPNCENF